GTCCAGTCCGCGATGGAAGAGGCACTGGCCTCGACCGACCCGCTGGTCGCACCGTTCGCCGAGCAGATGGTCGATGGCGGCGCATCCGTCCCGGTCACCCCGAACTTCGGCGCCGTGCAGGCGAAGAAGACGACCAACTCCATGATCCAGGCCATCCTCAGCGGGCAGAAGGACGTCGCGACCGCGACGAAGGACGCCGCAGCCGAGATGACCGAACTGCTCAACCAGAAGTAAGGAAGCACTCCTTCCATGTCGATGGTGCAAGCGCCACTGCCGGCCACGAAGGCGGAGTCCACCTCCGCCTCCGTGGCCGGCGGCCGGAAGCGACGCGGTCTCTCGATCGTCGCGGCCCGCCCCTGGCTCCTTCTCGCGCCCGGGCTGGCCATCCTCGCGGTGCTCATGCTCTGGCCGCTCATCCAGGTGTTCATCTACTCGCTGCAGGACTACGGCCTGCGCGAGATCAACACCGGGGAGAACAACTGGATCGGTCTCGACAACTACGTCGAGGCGCTCACCAACCCGACTCTCTGGACGGTGGTGCTGCCCAACACGGTCGGCTTCGCCGCCGTGGCGGTGTTCGTCACCGTCGCCGTGGGCACGCTCGTGGCTCTGCTGCTCGCGCGTCTGGGCACCACCTGGCGCGTCATCGTCTCCAGCTGCATCATGGTCGCCTGGGCGATGCCCGCCGTGACCGGCACCTACGTCTGGACATTCATCTTCGATGCCGACCGCGGCATCTTCAACGCCGTGCTGCGTGACCTCGGTCTCATGGACGACCCGGTCAACTGGTTCACGAACCAGTGGTCGTTCTACGCCATCGTGCTCCTGAACGTGGTGCACCACGGATTCCCGTTCGTCGCCATCACCGTGCTCGCGGGACTGCTCGGCGTCTCGAAGGAGATGCTCGAGGCTGCAGCCCTCGACGGCGCCGGCGCCTGGCGCCGATTCTGGAAGATCATCTTCCCCACGCTCAAGCCCGTCTTCTCGGTCGTGATCATCCTGTCGACGATCTGGGACTTCAAGGTCTTCGCCCAGGTGTACCTGATGCCCGGCGGCGGCGGTGGCAACCGTCAGGTGCTGAACCTCGGCGTCTGGTCGTACGTGGAGTCCTTCGGTCAGAACCGCTACGGCTTCGGCGCGGCGCTCGCCGTGCTGCTCACGCTCGTCCTGATCGGCATCACGATCGTCTACATCCGCTCCCTCATGAAGGAGGACGAGCTGTGAACCCGCGCCCGAGGCTCCGCTCCCGCATCGGAATCGGAATCGCGGTCGCCGCGGTCCTGATCTTCACGCTGTTCCCCGTCTACTGGATGGTCTCCAGTGCCTTCGACGGCAAGGCCTCCAGCGGTGGGCAGTCGCTGCTCCCGCAGGAGTTCACGTGGGACAACTTCGCGTTCGTGCTCACCGACGGCGGATTCGGCACGTACCTGCGCAACTCGGCGATCGTGGCGCTGGTCACCGTGCTCGTGAGTGCGCTCGTGTGTCTGCTCGCCGCCGTCGCCGTCGCACGGTTCAAGTTCAAGTTCCGCACCACGATCCTGATGATGATCCTGATCGTGCAGATGGTGCCGCTCGAGGCGCTCGTCATCCCGCTGTTCCTGCAGGTCAAGAGCCTGGGGCTGCTCAACAGCATCCTCGGCCTGATGGTCGTCTACGTCGCACTGTCGCTCGCCTTCGGGATCTGGATGCTGCGCGGCTTCGTGGCCGCCGTCCCGGTCGAGCTCGAAGAGGCCGCGTACATCGACGGTGCGAGCTGGTGGCGCATGTTCCGCTCGGTGCTGCTGCCGCTCGTCATGCCCGGCCTCGTGGCGACCAGCATCTTCAGCTTCATCACGGCGTGGAACGAGTTCATCTTCGCGATGACGATCCTCGGCGCTCAGACCGACCAGTACACGGTCTCGATCGGTCTGAAGTCGTTCTTCGGACTGCACTCCAACGACTGGGGCAGCATCATGGCCGCGTCGACCATCATCACCGTCCCCGTCATGATCTTCTTCGTGCTGGTGCAGCGCAAGCTCGCCTCCGGCATGGTGGCAGGAGCGGTGAAGGGATGACCGACGACCTCGAACGTCTCGCCAACGGCGTGCTGTGGCCGGGCTTCTTCGGCACGGAAGCGCCCCAGTGGCTGCGTGACGAACTGCGTGAGGGCCTGGCCGGAGTCGTGTACTTCGGGCAGAACGTCGGCGAGGGGCTTCCGGCTCTCAGCGCCGCGATCCTCGACGCGAACCCCGACGCACTGATCGGCATCGACGAAGAGGGCGGCAGCGTCACCCGGCTCGAGTCGGCCACCGGATCGACCGTCCCCGGAGCCGCCCAGCTCGGTCTGCTCGACGACCTCGTCGCCTCCGAGAAGACCGGTGCGGAGCTGGCCAGACGTGTGCGGGCGGTCGGCGCCAATGTGGTGCTCGGTCCGGTCGCCGACGTCAACACCGACCCCCGCAACCCGGTGATCGGCGTGCGGGCGTTCGGCGATGACGAGGCGCTGGTCTCCCGGCACGTGGTCGCGACGATCGACGGCATCCAGGACGGGGCGGTCGCCGCCTGCGTCAAGCACTTCCCCGGCCACGGCGACACCCACATGGATTCGCATCACTCGCTCCCCGAGATCACGCTCGATCTCGAGGAGTTCGAGCGGGTGCACCTGGAGCCCTTCCGCGCGGCGATCGACGCCGGAGTGGACGCCGTCATGACCGCGCACATCGTCGTCCCGGCGTGGGGGGAGCAGCCCGCGACGCTCAACCCGCGGGTGCTCGGCATGCTGCGCGACTGGGGCTACGACGGCGTCATCATCACCGACGCGCTCGACATGGCCGCGATCCGAGAGACGGTGGGACTCGGTGGGGGAGCAGCCCTGGCACTCGCAGCCGGAGCAGACCTCCTCTGCATCGGGAACCCCACCAACCCCGGTGATGCCGCTCTTCCCGATCAGGATGAGCAGGACTTCCGTGCGGCCAGAGACGGCATCATCGCCGCGCTGCGTGACGGTTCGCTCTCCCGGGCGCGCGTCGAGGAGGCCGCCGGCCGGGTCGCGGCTCTCGCGACCAAGCTCCGTGCGGCAGCCGCTGCCGCCGACGAGGAGGAGCCGACGGACGACTTCGACGCGGCCGAGATCGTGCGCCGTGTGGTGACGATCTCCGGCGGCGCCCTCGAGACGGCATCCGAGCTCGCCGTGATCGATGCGCGTCGCCGATCGACGCTCGCCGTCGACAGCGCCGGTTCCTACGTCGCGAGCGCGCTCGCGGAGGAGGGGCTGCGCGTGCGCCTCGACGTGGCATCCGCACCGGAGTCCGAACAGGATCGTGTGCTCGACGAGGTCACGGCAGGGGCAGGGACCACCGTGCTCCTGATCGATCGGCCCGACACGGATGCCGCGCAGCGTGCGCTCGTCGAACGCGCTGCTGTGCGTGATCCCCGCGCCGTCGTCGTCAACGTGGGTCTTCCCACTGTGAGTCCGTTGCCGCTGCCGACCGTGGAGGTCGCCGCAGCCAGTAGGCTCGGTGCGCAGACGGCGCGTGAAGCACTCCTGGGGTGCTTCACTGTGCAGCAGAGGATGACCAGCGCCGGCTGAGACAGGGATCCCTCATGGACGATGACGTTCTCGCTCGGGTGCGACGCTCGCTCCCC
This DNA window, taken from Microbacterium maritypicum, encodes the following:
- a CDS encoding carbohydrate ABC transporter permease; its protein translation is MSMVQAPLPATKAESTSASVAGGRKRRGLSIVAARPWLLLAPGLAILAVLMLWPLIQVFIYSLQDYGLREINTGENNWIGLDNYVEALTNPTLWTVVLPNTVGFAAVAVFVTVAVGTLVALLLARLGTTWRVIVSSCIMVAWAMPAVTGTYVWTFIFDADRGIFNAVLRDLGLMDDPVNWFTNQWSFYAIVLLNVVHHGFPFVAITVLAGLLGVSKEMLEAAALDGAGAWRRFWKIIFPTLKPVFSVVIILSTIWDFKVFAQVYLMPGGGGGNRQVLNLGVWSYVESFGQNRYGFGAALAVLLTLVLIGITIVYIRSLMKEDEL
- a CDS encoding carbohydrate ABC transporter permease; translation: MNPRPRLRSRIGIGIAVAAVLIFTLFPVYWMVSSAFDGKASSGGQSLLPQEFTWDNFAFVLTDGGFGTYLRNSAIVALVTVLVSALVCLLAAVAVARFKFKFRTTILMMILIVQMVPLEALVIPLFLQVKSLGLLNSILGLMVVYVALSLAFGIWMLRGFVAAVPVELEEAAYIDGASWWRMFRSVLLPLVMPGLVATSIFSFITAWNEFIFAMTILGAQTDQYTVSIGLKSFFGLHSNDWGSIMAASTIITVPVMIFFVLVQRKLASGMVAGAVKG
- a CDS encoding glycoside hydrolase family 3 protein; translated protein: MTDDLERLANGVLWPGFFGTEAPQWLRDELREGLAGVVYFGQNVGEGLPALSAAILDANPDALIGIDEEGGSVTRLESATGSTVPGAAQLGLLDDLVASEKTGAELARRVRAVGANVVLGPVADVNTDPRNPVIGVRAFGDDEALVSRHVVATIDGIQDGAVAACVKHFPGHGDTHMDSHHSLPEITLDLEEFERVHLEPFRAAIDAGVDAVMTAHIVVPAWGEQPATLNPRVLGMLRDWGYDGVIITDALDMAAIRETVGLGGGAALALAAGADLLCIGNPTNPGDAALPDQDEQDFRAARDGIIAALRDGSLSRARVEEAAGRVAALATKLRAAAAAADEEEPTDDFDAAEIVRRVVTISGGALETASELAVIDARRRSTLAVDSAGSYVASALAEEGLRVRLDVASAPESEQDRVLDEVTAGAGTTVLLIDRPDTDAAQRALVERAAVRDPRAVVVNVGLPTVSPLPLPTVEVAAASRLGAQTAREALLGCFTVQQRMTSAG